The Streptomyces sp. NBC_00440 genome contains a region encoding:
- a CDS encoding TetR/AcrR family transcriptional regulator C-terminal domain-containing protein, with product MTKKQAEDLARTRLDPATVVRTALELLEEKGADGLSIRGIADRLGVRMNTVLWHAKTKARLSELMADAIVAGAPVDGLPEPWEPRVRELLHRYRRALLAHRDGARIVAGTYAAEPATLRFADLMTEALLAGGLAEREAVWTGWSLVYFALGLTQEEQALPDAMGPAFARQLDMGAYPSLSRAAAYFEDTSFDERFDYGLSRILGV from the coding sequence GTGACCAAGAAGCAAGCGGAGGATCTCGCCCGGACACGGCTCGACCCCGCAACGGTGGTGCGAACGGCCCTGGAGCTGCTGGAGGAGAAAGGTGCGGACGGGCTCTCGATCCGCGGCATCGCGGACCGGCTCGGCGTCCGGATGAACACAGTGCTCTGGCATGCGAAGACCAAGGCGCGGCTGTCGGAGTTGATGGCGGATGCGATCGTGGCCGGGGCGCCGGTGGACGGACTGCCCGAGCCCTGGGAACCACGGGTCCGCGAACTGCTCCACCGCTACCGCCGCGCCCTGCTGGCCCACCGGGACGGGGCCAGGATCGTGGCCGGTACGTACGCCGCCGAACCCGCCACACTCCGCTTCGCCGACCTGATGACCGAGGCGCTGCTGGCCGGCGGGCTGGCGGAACGCGAGGCGGTCTGGACCGGCTGGAGCCTCGTCTACTTCGCCTTGGGGCTGACTCAGGAGGAACAGGCGCTTCCTGACGCGATGGGTCCGGCGTTCGCACGACAGCTGGACATGGGCGCATACCCCTCACTGTCCCGAGCCGCCGCGTACTTCGAGGACACCTCCTTCGACGAGCGCTTCGACTACGGGCTCTCCCGCATCCTGGGGGTGTGA
- a CDS encoding PIG-L deacetylase family protein, which yields MDELRTDSPDRSAPESLLVVAAHPDDIEFCVSGTVMQWIARGTRATYCIVTDGDAGGYDDRLPRQAMADLRRAEQVHSAKLSGIQDVRFLGYPDSLVEPSVALRRDLCRVIREVRPQRAIIPSPEINWKRLADLHPDHRAVGEAALRAVYPEARNPFAYPELLGGEGLEPWIVPELWLMTGPTPNQYVDVTSVFSRKVDALRIHTSQTAHFDDLAGLLHDWLSEHAQAAGLPPGRLAEAFQIVATG from the coding sequence ATGGACGAGTTGAGGACCGACAGCCCCGACCGCAGCGCGCCGGAGAGCCTGCTGGTCGTCGCCGCACACCCGGACGACATCGAGTTCTGTGTCAGCGGAACCGTGATGCAGTGGATCGCCCGGGGCACCCGCGCGACGTACTGCATCGTCACGGACGGAGACGCCGGCGGTTACGACGACCGGCTCCCCCGGCAGGCGATGGCGGACCTGCGCCGTGCCGAACAGGTCCATTCGGCGAAGCTCAGCGGCATCCAGGACGTCCGGTTCCTCGGATACCCGGACAGCCTTGTCGAGCCGAGCGTGGCTCTGAGGCGTGATCTGTGCCGTGTCATCCGCGAGGTCAGGCCGCAGCGCGCGATCATCCCCAGCCCCGAGATCAACTGGAAGAGACTCGCCGATCTGCACCCCGACCACCGGGCCGTCGGCGAGGCCGCACTGCGCGCCGTCTATCCCGAAGCGCGTAATCCGTTCGCCTACCCCGAACTCCTCGGAGGGGAAGGGCTCGAACCGTGGATCGTGCCGGAACTCTGGCTGATGACCGGCCCCACACCCAACCAGTATGTCGATGTCACCAGCGTCTTCAGCCGCAAGGTCGATGCCTTGCGCATTCACACGTCGCAGACCGCGCACTTCGATGATCTGGCGGGCCTGCTGCACGACTGGCTGTCGGAGCACGCGCAGGCGGCCGGCCTGCCCCCGGGGCGTCTGGCCGAAGCGTTCCAGATCGTGGCCACCGGCTAG
- the asnB gene encoding asparagine synthase (glutamine-hydrolyzing), giving the protein MCRILGSFAAGVTAPELDAVSGRQRHGGPDEHGVLSGRGWSLGCDRLAVTDPGHGSQPYRLRTAPGVLAVLNGEIYNHRELRRRLSARGHRFDDLCDGSILPALYMEYGPEFAAHLDGMFAVAVLDLGRPRPRLVLAVDDMGMKPIHYHVSGDGSVRFASEIPALLAFDAVPADIREESLDSVLATKTPLGTETALRGVHVLPPGATAVASPGSVLRIGRRAGADGRSPHAGTGVLETLRHETARLTAADVPVCAVTSGGLDSGLVTALAAEELHGEDRQLHTFHLGYQGRWPDAEHTYARAVANRAGTVHHRVDIDPAELASLLTRTVRHLGQPNADPIALSTYALFRAVREAGFTVALTGDGADELFGGYDRVRRAMEVPDGQDWTAAYVDALAAAPRLLRHHLYTPAYRAFINDLGSDSDRIAARLRRSTGDRLSTLSEFETGCRLPAYHLRRVDHLSMACAVEARMPFCQPATVAMARSRSAGERTGKRALYEAGRGLLPATVLRRPKQPFTLPLAAMLAPGSPLLESVRELLSPAKLARDGRLRPDRVQALLARHIDHPSASDALALWAIAVHELWTEVVQGLRRPVDCAA; this is encoded by the coding sequence ATGTGCAGGATTCTCGGTTCATTCGCCGCTGGGGTGACCGCCCCCGAGCTGGACGCTGTGTCGGGTCGGCAGCGTCACGGCGGACCCGACGAGCATGGAGTGCTCAGCGGCCGCGGCTGGTCGCTGGGGTGCGACCGGCTCGCCGTCACGGATCCCGGGCACGGCAGCCAGCCGTACCGGCTGCGTACCGCCCCCGGTGTGCTCGCCGTGCTGAACGGGGAGATCTACAACCACCGCGAGCTGCGGCGACGGCTGTCCGCCCGTGGGCACCGCTTCGACGATCTCTGCGACGGCAGCATCCTGCCGGCCCTCTACATGGAGTACGGCCCCGAGTTCGCCGCGCATCTCGACGGGATGTTCGCGGTCGCGGTACTCGACCTCGGGCGGCCGCGGCCCCGACTCGTGCTGGCGGTGGACGACATGGGGATGAAACCCATCCACTACCACGTCTCCGGGGACGGATCCGTGCGCTTCGCGTCGGAGATCCCCGCGCTCCTCGCCTTCGACGCGGTACCGGCCGACATCAGGGAGGAGTCGCTCGACTCGGTGCTGGCCACCAAGACGCCCCTGGGCACCGAGACGGCGCTGCGCGGCGTGCACGTCCTGCCGCCGGGTGCCACGGCGGTCGCGTCCCCCGGCTCCGTCCTGCGGATAGGCCGCCGTGCGGGGGCGGACGGCCGTTCACCGCACGCCGGTACGGGGGTACTGGAAACCCTGCGACACGAGACCGCCCGCCTGACCGCCGCCGATGTCCCGGTGTGCGCCGTCACCAGCGGTGGGCTCGACTCCGGACTGGTCACGGCGCTCGCGGCCGAGGAACTGCACGGTGAGGACCGGCAGTTGCACACCTTCCACCTCGGCTACCAGGGCCGCTGGCCGGACGCCGAGCACACGTACGCGCGCGCCGTCGCCAACCGGGCGGGCACCGTGCACCACCGCGTCGACATCGACCCGGCAGAGCTCGCCTCGCTCCTCACCCGTACGGTCCGCCACCTCGGCCAGCCCAACGCCGACCCGATCGCGCTGAGCACCTACGCCCTGTTCCGGGCCGTGCGGGAGGCCGGATTCACGGTGGCGCTCACCGGGGACGGGGCCGACGAACTCTTCGGCGGTTACGACCGGGTCCGCCGCGCGATGGAGGTACCGGACGGCCAGGACTGGACCGCTGCCTACGTCGACGCGCTCGCGGCCGCGCCCCGGCTGCTCCGGCACCACCTGTACACACCGGCCTACCGCGCCTTCATCAACGACCTGGGCTCCGACAGCGACCGCATCGCGGCCCGGCTGCGCCGCTCCACAGGGGACCGGCTCTCCACGCTCAGCGAGTTCGAGACCGGTTGCCGGCTTCCCGCCTACCACCTGCGGCGCGTCGACCATCTGAGCATGGCCTGCGCGGTGGAGGCCCGTATGCCGTTCTGCCAGCCGGCCACCGTGGCCATGGCCAGGTCCCGGAGCGCCGGGGAGCGGACGGGGAAGCGCGCGCTGTACGAAGCGGGCCGTGGGCTGCTGCCGGCCACGGTTCTGCGGCGGCCCAAACAGCCGTTCACGCTGCCGCTGGCAGCCATGCTGGCCCCGGGCAGCCCCCTCCTGGAATCCGTACGGGAACTGCTGTCACCCGCGAAGCTGGCGCGGGACGGACGTCTGCGCCCCGACCGGGTGCAGGCGCTGCTCGCCCGGCACATCGATCACCCCTCCGCATCGGACGCACTGGCCCTCTGGGCCATCGCCGTCCATGAGCTGTGGACGGAAGTCGTGCAGGGGCTGCGGCGGCCTGTCGACTGCGCGGCATGA
- a CDS encoding PrpF domain-containing protein — protein sequence MRADIVRVEGAPSPTLVLPGDGLPRGALALGKELLGVRRWLDSTGRAQIQKIAFHQPSPHPGFDLEYRFVQRLPDGFNFRSGCGHSLLACVVAARLPGPVRVRALTTGDTVVCEPDPHGGHIVRFTGPWPAAGLLPTGLPLQRLGGLDVSLVRFGNPCVFVDAAALGVHSAAELFAAGIELLLPLLRIRAAAARLLGCAPRSGLPRIAVIGADPSGLLFARGITVNGWHPSLALTGAACVAAAAAISGTVPHRLAQGPALSIATPGGTAHVSAAVDGPCLGSVAVHGKRAYVLERAVPMPWRIRVTA from the coding sequence ATGAGGGCGGACATCGTCCGGGTGGAGGGAGCGCCGAGTCCGACGCTCGTGCTGCCGGGCGACGGGCTTCCCCGGGGCGCACTCGCACTGGGGAAGGAGCTCCTGGGCGTCCGCCGGTGGCTCGACTCGACAGGGCGTGCACAGATCCAGAAGATCGCGTTCCACCAGCCGTCGCCCCATCCCGGTTTCGACCTGGAGTACCGCTTCGTGCAGAGACTGCCGGACGGTTTCAACTTCCGCAGCGGCTGCGGTCATTCGCTGCTCGCCTGCGTCGTCGCCGCGCGGCTGCCGGGGCCGGTCCGGGTACGGGCCCTGACGACCGGCGACACCGTCGTCTGCGAGCCCGACCCGCACGGCGGCCACATCGTCAGGTTCACCGGCCCCTGGCCCGCCGCGGGACTGCTCCCCACGGGTCTGCCCCTGCAGCGGCTGGGCGGCCTGGATGTGTCGCTCGTACGTTTCGGCAATCCCTGTGTGTTCGTCGACGCCGCAGCGCTCGGAGTGCACTCGGCGGCCGAACTGTTCGCCGCCGGAATCGAGTTGCTGCTTCCCCTGCTGAGGATCAGAGCGGCCGCTGCTCGGCTGCTCGGCTGCGCACCCCGGTCGGGGCTGCCCAGGATCGCCGTGATCGGCGCCGACCCCAGCGGCCTGCTGTTCGCCCGCGGTATCACCGTCAACGGCTGGCATCCCAGCCTCGCTCTCACCGGAGCCGCGTGCGTCGCGGCGGCCGCTGCCATCTCCGGTACTGTCCCGCACCGCCTCGCGCAGGGCCCGGCCCTCAGCATCGCCACCCCGGGCGGGACGGCGCACGTGTCGGCCGCGGTGGACGGGCCGTGCCTCGGCAGCGTGGCGGTGCACGGCAAGCGCGCGTACGTCCTGGAACGCGCGGTGCCGATGCCCTGGCGTATCCGCGTCACGGCGTGA
- a CDS encoding SDR family oxidoreductase has protein sequence MTFQNLNVVVTGASRHFGRALAIGFAHLGAEVYVSARTVEAAERTRTEVMGSARDRIHAFGCDLSKPADIREFARRVGERTDRVDLLVNNGARWLDGLELDDASDEEIVETIESTAGGTVLMVKHFLPLLRASNRPDIINMVAVCAGRSTADSHAHEAFYAAKGAQAGFADILSRRLGPSGVRVFSLYPPDFSTSDPRSAEWEGMGAGNRGVEEKLTTQALFECVVYAVEQPRDCFIRSFHFEPR, from the coding sequence ATGACATTCCAGAACCTGAACGTCGTGGTGACCGGTGCGTCCCGGCACTTCGGCCGTGCGCTTGCCATCGGATTCGCCCACCTGGGCGCCGAGGTCTACGTATCCGCGCGCACGGTCGAGGCCGCCGAACGCACCCGGACCGAAGTCATGGGCTCAGCCCGGGACCGCATTCACGCCTTCGGATGCGACCTGAGCAAGCCGGCCGACATCCGGGAATTCGCACGCCGTGTCGGCGAGCGGACGGACCGGGTGGATCTCCTGGTCAACAACGGGGCCCGGTGGCTGGACGGCCTGGAACTCGACGACGCGTCGGACGAAGAGATCGTGGAGACGATCGAATCGACGGCCGGCGGCACCGTGCTGATGGTCAAACACTTCCTGCCGTTGCTCCGTGCGTCGAACCGCCCGGACATCATCAACATGGTGGCCGTGTGCGCCGGCCGGTCGACAGCTGATTCCCACGCGCACGAAGCCTTCTACGCGGCAAAAGGCGCCCAGGCCGGATTCGCCGACATTCTCTCCCGACGGCTCGGCCCTTCCGGCGTCCGTGTCTTCTCGCTCTATCCACCGGACTTCTCCACCTCCGACCCGCGCTCCGCCGAATGGGAGGGAATGGGGGCCGGGAACCGGGGCGTCGAGGAGAAGCTCACCACCCAGGCACTCTTCGAATGCGTCGTCTACGCGGTCGAGCAACCGCGCGACTGCTTCATCCGCTCCTTCCACTTCGAACCGCGCTGA
- a CDS encoding class I tRNA ligase family protein, whose translation MSTPLWITATPPAPCAELDIGHLAGPYVAADVLARFLRADGERVLFTTGTADHTASVAARALRAQRTPEDVADGYRTTIRADWQHAGIEFDHIVHPRRDRGYARWTRALFRSLHADGAIVVRSRPMPYCVPCERRLHGALVTGGCPHCAAASEGGVCRVCALPNDGGTLTDPSCTLCGTPAQLRRSRRPYFALEQFRGPLADYWAASELPPSLAVLCETLVEDGLPDVAVGHPGDWGIPVPVDGLDGHRIDGCFEAAAMHLFGQGFDKQPLPERTAHFGGFGHTFCHAVLLPAILLAKGVKLPQDFYVNETRTGAEGHDGAWALDLLIEYGSDTLRRHVLEGRTAARRPDFRLDEPAATLRILTGTWNGWLNRLFDAVYEENGGVIPDAAPGGAGWGTQLRRLHRAADDLRDAYSPESFDPRRVVLLLDEVVLSAADFGYVNAHQRRRPSAGGRHLPSLTAQLSIASALCAWAAPVMPEGSRRLASALHIEPGRPVTTDALAVPSPGTRLLRPSGPVFGF comes from the coding sequence ATGAGTACGCCGCTCTGGATCACCGCGACCCCGCCCGCCCCCTGCGCCGAACTCGACATCGGACATCTGGCCGGCCCCTACGTAGCCGCCGACGTCCTGGCCCGCTTTCTGCGGGCGGACGGCGAACGCGTGCTGTTCACCACCGGAACTGCCGACCACACCGCATCCGTGGCAGCCAGAGCGCTCCGCGCGCAGCGGACGCCGGAGGACGTCGCCGACGGCTACCGCACCACGATCAGAGCCGACTGGCAGCACGCCGGGATCGAGTTCGACCACATCGTCCACCCACGACGCGACCGCGGATACGCCCGCTGGACCAGGGCACTCTTCCGCAGCCTCCACGCGGACGGAGCCATCGTGGTGCGCTCCCGGCCGATGCCCTACTGCGTACCCTGCGAACGCCGGCTGCACGGAGCGCTGGTGACCGGCGGCTGCCCGCACTGCGCCGCGGCGAGCGAAGGCGGTGTGTGCCGTGTCTGCGCCCTGCCGAACGACGGTGGCACACTGACCGACCCCTCCTGCACGCTGTGCGGCACACCTGCGCAGCTTCGCCGCTCCCGGCGGCCCTACTTCGCCCTGGAGCAGTTCCGCGGCCCTCTCGCCGACTACTGGGCCGCGTCGGAGCTCCCGCCCTCGCTGGCGGTCCTGTGCGAAACCCTCGTCGAGGACGGGCTGCCCGACGTGGCCGTGGGCCATCCCGGCGACTGGGGAATCCCGGTGCCCGTCGACGGACTCGACGGGCACCGCATCGACGGATGCTTCGAGGCGGCGGCCATGCACCTGTTCGGCCAGGGCTTCGACAAGCAGCCGCTGCCGGAACGCACCGCGCACTTCGGCGGCTTCGGCCACACCTTCTGCCATGCCGTCCTCCTGCCGGCGATCCTGCTCGCGAAGGGCGTCAAACTCCCGCAGGACTTCTACGTCAACGAGACCCGTACGGGCGCGGAAGGGCACGACGGGGCGTGGGCGCTCGACCTGCTGATCGAGTACGGCTCCGACACGCTGCGCCGGCACGTACTCGAAGGGCGCACCGCGGCGCGGCGGCCCGACTTCCGGCTGGACGAGCCGGCCGCGACGCTGCGGATCCTCACCGGCACGTGGAACGGGTGGCTGAACCGCCTGTTCGACGCCGTGTACGAGGAGAACGGCGGCGTCATCCCCGACGCGGCCCCGGGAGGCGCCGGATGGGGCACCCAGCTGCGGCGCCTTCACCGGGCGGCCGACGACCTGCGTGATGCTTACTCGCCGGAGTCGTTCGACCCGCGCCGCGTGGTGCTCCTCCTCGACGAAGTCGTGCTCTCGGCAGCCGACTTCGGGTACGTCAACGCCCACCAGCGGCGGCGCCCGAGTGCCGGCGGACGTCATCTGCCTTCCCTGACGGCGCAGTTGAGCATCGCGTCGGCGCTCTGCGCCTGGGCCGCACCCGTGATGCCGGAGGGTTCCAGGCGGCTGGCGTCGGCTCTCCACATCGAGCCGGGGCGGCCGGTCACCACCGACGCGCTGGCTGTGCCCTCGCCGGGCACCCGGCTCTTACGGCCCTCAGGACCCGTCTTCGGGTTCTGA
- the mshA gene encoding D-inositol-3-phosphate glycosyltransferase: protein MSLRVAMLSVHTSPLHRPGTGDAGGMNVYMVELARALARRDVSVDLFTRCRGEGHSDDVQLDEGVRVRHLHAGPCEPLPKESMRDLLLEFSLALIRAGAERPYDLVHSHYWLSGQVGGPAAGHWRVPLVHTMHTLAKVKNSCLAPTDTPEPEWRISGEAGVVRIADRLIANTADEAAALVGMYGADQLRTDVVSPGVNTRIFRPGGGQQPARSRLGLPHGAFVPLFAGRLQPLKAPDVLVRAVGEALRSAPGLRGRMVVPVVGGLSGAGAAAPDALHNLCRDQGVLDVMRFVPATSQGELADWYRAADVLVVPSRSESFGLVALEAQACGTPVLASAVGGLPTAVQDGVTGLLVRGHNPADYAERLLWFARSRGTSRSMGRAAVRRAQGMNWQSAADRTLAVYERALRTGPLGGAGAAACPCPVGNPLLEEQGSRSPMLPSVLV from the coding sequence GTGTCCCTTCGCGTCGCCATGCTCAGTGTCCACACCTCGCCACTGCACCGGCCCGGCACCGGAGACGCCGGTGGCATGAACGTCTACATGGTCGAACTGGCCCGGGCGCTCGCCCGGCGGGACGTCTCCGTCGACCTCTTCACCCGGTGTCGCGGAGAGGGGCACTCCGACGACGTCCAGCTGGACGAGGGGGTCCGGGTCCGGCATCTGCACGCGGGCCCCTGCGAGCCGCTCCCCAAGGAGTCCATGCGGGACCTGCTGCTGGAGTTCTCGCTGGCCCTGATCAGAGCCGGGGCCGAGCGCCCGTACGACCTCGTCCACTCCCACTACTGGCTCTCCGGGCAGGTGGGAGGGCCGGCGGCCGGGCACTGGCGGGTCCCTCTCGTGCACACCATGCACACGCTCGCGAAGGTCAAGAACTCCTGCCTCGCGCCGACCGACACACCCGAACCGGAGTGGCGTATCAGCGGCGAGGCGGGTGTGGTGCGCATCGCCGACCGCCTCATCGCGAACACCGCTGACGAGGCGGCGGCCCTGGTCGGCATGTACGGCGCCGATCAGCTGCGCACCGATGTGGTGAGCCCGGGAGTGAACACCCGGATCTTCCGCCCCGGAGGGGGGCAGCAGCCGGCCCGGTCCCGTCTCGGGCTGCCGCACGGCGCGTTCGTGCCGCTCTTCGCCGGCCGCCTCCAGCCACTCAAGGCTCCGGACGTCCTGGTGCGGGCGGTCGGCGAAGCGCTCCGTTCCGCTCCAGGACTGCGAGGCCGCATGGTGGTCCCGGTCGTCGGCGGCCTGAGCGGCGCCGGTGCAGCTGCCCCTGATGCGCTGCACAACCTCTGCCGGGATCAGGGGGTACTCGATGTGATGCGCTTCGTCCCCGCCACATCGCAGGGGGAGTTGGCCGACTGGTACCGGGCGGCGGACGTTCTCGTCGTTCCCTCGCGCAGCGAGTCCTTCGGCCTGGTGGCCCTTGAGGCCCAGGCCTGCGGCACTCCGGTGCTGGCATCGGCGGTCGGCGGCCTGCCGACCGCCGTCCAGGACGGCGTAACAGGACTCCTCGTACGCGGACACAACCCCGCCGACTATGCCGAGCGGCTGCTGTGGTTCGCGCGGAGCCGTGGCACATCGCGGTCGATGGGACGGGCGGCGGTCCGTCGTGCGCAGGGCATGAACTGGCAGTCCGCTGCGGACAGGACCCTCGCCGTGTACGAACGGGCCCTGCGCACCGGGCCGTTGGGTGGGGCAGGGGCAGCGGCATGCCCCTGCCCCGTCGGCAACCCCCTCCTGGAGGAACAGGGGAGCCGTAGCCCGATGCTACCATCTGTTTTGGTCTGA
- a CDS encoding Fur family transcriptional regulator, whose product MTREVATTERDAAIQQLRDVGLRVTAPRLEILHILTGGGHMDVETLAAAAREKLGALTSQAVYEMLRHFLETGLVTKFDRPGLPAVFEIAGTPHHHALCSLCGRVDNVTSAPLKKPGNDLSGWDVHGSEIVFKGICPDCSATARN is encoded by the coding sequence ATGACTCGCGAGGTAGCGACGACCGAGCGCGACGCGGCGATCCAGCAACTCCGTGACGTGGGGCTGCGCGTGACGGCTCCACGTCTGGAGATCCTGCACATCCTCACGGGCGGCGGCCACATGGACGTGGAGACCCTGGCGGCCGCGGCGCGTGAGAAATTGGGCGCGCTCACCAGTCAGGCCGTTTATGAAATGCTCCGGCATTTCCTTGAAACGGGACTGGTGACGAAGTTCGACCGACCGGGCCTTCCCGCCGTCTTCGAAATCGCGGGTACACCTCACCACCATGCGCTCTGCTCTCTGTGCGGGCGCGTCGACAATGTGACCAGCGCTCCCCTGAAAAAGCCGGGGAATGACTTGTCCGGGTGGGATGTCCATGGCTCGGAGATCGTCTTCAAGGGAATCTGCCCCGACTGCAGCGCCACAGCTCGGAACTGA
- a CDS encoding helix-turn-helix transcriptional regulator, giving the protein MRCIQLGQGALRMGKTDKARTQSADPTLSLYQELRARGAGSYEKVVTDLELETEERERCRSELLDLGLIIPTGSKHASRLDVENGTPAEAETDGVAVIDPEIALLRLLQREQQRLRTHLAEADASYSALESLVGRFLRPGAVTKGTDVEVEVLTDYRRIQQVLEDMSHVVQHEEALMHPGTLQREFPERVLERDRRQLDKGVRIRAIFNQRFVSVPEQAEYFRRKAEQGAEIRMSPVVPMNMVIADHHFALIPLDPSNPTLGAILARGAALVRSYLALYEYCWHTAAPYGEVLNSEQGGDGLTEQQRAALQMLASGMKDEKIARSMGVSLRTVSRMLSEVMAELGASSRFEAGVRAARLGWLD; this is encoded by the coding sequence GTGCGATGTATCCAGTTGGGCCAGGGGGCGCTGCGCATGGGCAAGACCGACAAGGCACGTACGCAGTCGGCCGATCCGACACTTTCGCTGTACCAGGAGCTGCGTGCCCGGGGGGCGGGCAGTTACGAGAAGGTGGTCACCGATCTTGAGCTGGAGACCGAGGAGCGGGAGCGATGTCGGTCCGAACTGCTCGACCTGGGCTTGATCATTCCCACCGGATCGAAGCACGCCAGCCGTCTGGACGTCGAGAACGGCACACCGGCGGAAGCCGAGACCGACGGCGTCGCGGTCATCGATCCGGAGATCGCGTTACTCCGGCTGCTCCAGCGCGAGCAGCAGCGCCTCCGGACCCACCTCGCCGAGGCCGACGCCTCGTACAGCGCTCTTGAGTCGCTGGTCGGCCGTTTTCTGCGGCCGGGCGCGGTGACCAAGGGAACCGACGTGGAGGTGGAGGTCCTCACCGACTACCGGCGCATTCAGCAGGTGCTGGAGGACATGAGCCATGTCGTCCAGCACGAGGAAGCACTGATGCATCCCGGCACCCTGCAGAGGGAGTTCCCGGAGCGTGTACTGGAGCGGGACCGGCGCCAGCTCGACAAGGGCGTACGGATCCGGGCGATCTTCAACCAGCGGTTCGTCTCCGTACCCGAGCAGGCCGAGTACTTCCGGCGCAAGGCCGAGCAGGGCGCCGAGATCCGCATGTCCCCGGTGGTCCCCATGAACATGGTCATCGCGGACCACCACTTCGCCCTGATCCCGCTGGACCCTTCCAATCCGACGCTGGGCGCGATCCTCGCCCGCGGCGCCGCGCTCGTCCGCTCGTACCTGGCGCTGTACGAGTACTGCTGGCACACCGCGGCCCCCTACGGTGAAGTGCTCAACTCCGAGCAGGGCGGCGACGGGCTCACGGAACAGCAGCGTGCGGCACTGCAGATGCTCGCGTCCGGGATGAAGGACGAGAAGATCGCTCGCAGCATGGGCGTGTCCCTGCGGACCGTCAGCCGGATGCTTTCCGAGGTGATGGCCGAGCTCGGCGCGTCCAGTCGCTTCGAGGCCGGCGTACGGGCCGCCCGGCTCGGCTGGCTCGACTGA
- a CDS encoding class I SAM-dependent methyltransferase → MQTQTEPLRAVLDTLPARTPATRAAPPRLPGLESVSPVGPQDIWLHEALLGPYSEDILAYLNLVRRRGGTVLDLGSGAGRLAVPFARHGFRVDAVDRDAASLDRLHAWAARIGPRTRQSVTTVQADLNLLKLRRSYDLVLLAGTMVSAVSPAARPGLLHEVASHLEEGGTLALDYTSHETGELARCPRRTHRFQVPRCDGVVEWAVVQQVFDTGAMTERITYRTERPADARARSSATTTLKWVVDQDALRDELRAAGLHITERRQQRLDRRTLSVFLACRT, encoded by the coding sequence ATGCAGACACAGACCGAGCCCTTGCGTGCCGTACTCGACACCCTTCCGGCCCGCACTCCGGCCACCCGCGCCGCGCCGCCCCGGCTGCCGGGTCTTGAGTCGGTCTCCCCCGTCGGCCCGCAGGACATCTGGCTGCACGAAGCGCTGCTCGGGCCGTACAGCGAGGACATCCTGGCGTATCTGAACCTGGTCCGGCGCAGAGGCGGCACCGTGCTCGATCTGGGTTCCGGTGCCGGGCGGCTGGCGGTCCCCTTCGCCCGGCACGGCTTCCGCGTCGACGCCGTGGACCGGGACGCCGCGAGCCTCGACCGCCTCCACGCGTGGGCGGCCCGCATCGGGCCCCGCACCCGGCAGTCCGTCACCACGGTCCAGGCCGATCTCAACCTCCTGAAACTGCGGCGGAGTTACGATCTGGTCCTGCTCGCCGGGACGATGGTGTCGGCCGTCTCTCCCGCCGCCCGCCCGGGCCTGCTGCACGAGGTCGCCTCCCATCTGGAGGAGGGCGGCACACTGGCGCTCGACTACACCTCGCACGAGACCGGCGAACTCGCCCGGTGCCCCCGCCGCACCCACCGCTTCCAGGTGCCGCGCTGCGACGGCGTGGTCGAATGGGCCGTCGTGCAGCAGGTGTTCGACACCGGGGCCATGACCGAGCGGATCACGTACCGCACCGAACGCCCCGCTGACGCACGGGCCCGCAGCTCAGCCACCACGACCCTCAAGTGGGTGGTGGACCAGGACGCCCTGCGCGACGAACTCCGCGCGGCGGGCCTCCACATCACCGAACGTCGGCAACAGCGCCTGGATCGGCGCACGTTGAGCGTCTTCCTGGCCTGTCGCACGTGA
- a CDS encoding GNAT family N-acetyltransferase, which produces MHHTEVRSATPAEATAISHLLAEAIRDTYTGTLRDPAIQQLISTNCSLTRIRAEIGIPGGAPGWLGWLVAVEGDAVVGAAAGGVPAAGEGELYSLCTALSGRGRGLGTALLAAVTQRMLDHDARQQAVTLHCEQDPTEGFFRRHGFDGPGSRLTRPV; this is translated from the coding sequence ATGCACCACACAGAGGTGCGGTCCGCAACCCCTGCCGAAGCAACCGCCATTTCACACCTTCTGGCAGAGGCAATACGCGACACCTATACCGGCACCCTGCGCGATCCGGCCATTCAGCAGCTGATAAGTACCAATTGCTCACTGACCCGGATCAGGGCGGAGATCGGCATCCCTGGCGGCGCTCCGGGCTGGCTCGGATGGCTGGTCGCCGTCGAGGGCGACGCGGTGGTCGGCGCTGCGGCGGGTGGCGTTCCGGCTGCGGGCGAGGGCGAGTTGTACTCCCTGTGTACGGCGCTGAGCGGGCGCGGCCGGGGCCTCGGCACCGCACTGCTCGCCGCCGTGACGCAACGCATGCTCGACCATGACGCCCGGCAGCAGGCCGTGACCCTGCACTGCGAACAGGACCCGACCGAAGGGTTCTTCCGCCGCCACGGGTTCGACGGGCCGGGCAGCCGGCTGACGCGCCCCGTGTAA